In Leptodesmis sichuanensis A121, the following are encoded in one genomic region:
- a CDS encoding DUF6671 family protein: MSRNYFSNRIAVLATMHRKEKAIAPILQEQLGVQVIVPPDFNTDDFGTFTRERERPGTQLETARLKAQKILEQTGATLALASEGSFGPHPGFPMLACDRELVLLLDTANDLELVGEELSAETNYQHRTIRSLEEALKFAQAVGFPEHGLIVMTSAHSKQPDEITKGITTPVHLEEAVERALRRSPTGTIHIETDMRALYNPTRMQAIARATLNLVQIAQRACPQCDRPGFAPSEYRKGLPCDWCGLPTRLTRSILYQCQTCHYQQESLFPEGMETADPAQCQYCNP; the protein is encoded by the coding sequence ATGTCCCGCAATTACTTCAGCAACCGAATTGCTGTCTTAGCAACAATGCACCGAAAGGAAAAAGCGATCGCACCAATTTTGCAGGAGCAACTGGGAGTTCAAGTGATCGTACCGCCGGACTTTAATACGGATGACTTTGGCACCTTCACCCGGGAACGGGAGCGGCCCGGTACCCAATTGGAAACAGCACGGCTGAAAGCTCAGAAGATTCTGGAACAAACAGGAGCAACCCTGGCGCTGGCGAGCGAGGGCAGCTTCGGCCCCCATCCGGGATTTCCCATGCTGGCCTGCGATCGTGAGTTGGTACTGCTGCTGGATACCGCTAATGACCTGGAACTGGTGGGAGAAGAGTTGTCGGCAGAGACCAATTATCAGCATCGCACTATTCGCAGTCTGGAAGAAGCGCTCAAATTTGCTCAAGCAGTTGGTTTTCCAGAGCACGGCCTGATTGTCATGACCAGTGCTCATTCCAAACAACCAGATGAAATCACCAAAGGAATTACCACACCAGTTCATCTGGAGGAGGCTGTGGAACGGGCATTGCGCCGATCGCCTACAGGCACCATCCACATCGAAACCGATATGCGGGCACTGTATAACCCGACGCGCATGCAAGCGATCGCCCGCGCCACCCTGAATCTGGTTCAAATTGCTCAACGGGCCTGCCCCCAATGCGATCGACCCGGTTTCGCCCCCAGTGAGTACCGCAAAGGACTACCCTGCGATTGGTGCGGTTTACCCACAAGGCTCACCCGCTCGATTCTCTACCAGTGCCAAACCTGCCATTACCAGCAGGAATCTCTCTTTCCTGAAGGTATGGAAACCGCGGAT
- a CDS encoding peptidoglycan DD-metalloendopeptidase family protein, which translates to MKLKSGLIGTGAVLLMAGAAWSMGNTLQPSPWDLAPKLSNFKPDPKDTAFYYPLPEVVEVTSPFGWRVHPIYGDRRLHAGEDLGAPEGMPVLAAHSGYVRYADWGDGYGKMIILEYADGQYQTLYAHLSEILVKPGEAVRARQVIGKVGSTGGVTGPHLHLEILKKQGSEFQAIDPAAQLKAAAPYVAVKPSEPGHAAIASVPGNAPASATTSPSSHGSSQPLLDPSELPIADSRAATGRASAVAEHPAFASGYAAPGLQPHDQISLNFDPSTFGN; encoded by the coding sequence ATGAAGTTAAAGTCTGGACTGATTGGTACAGGAGCGGTGCTGTTGATGGCGGGAGCGGCCTGGAGTATGGGAAATACGCTCCAGCCATCCCCATGGGATCTGGCTCCCAAACTATCTAACTTTAAGCCCGATCCAAAAGATACAGCTTTTTATTATCCGCTACCAGAAGTCGTTGAAGTCACCAGTCCCTTTGGTTGGCGGGTACATCCTATCTATGGCGATCGCCGCTTGCATGCTGGTGAAGATCTGGGTGCGCCAGAGGGAATGCCAGTTCTGGCCGCCCATTCTGGCTACGTGCGGTATGCAGATTGGGGCGATGGTTATGGCAAGATGATTATTCTGGAATATGCGGATGGGCAGTATCAAACCCTGTATGCTCACCTGTCAGAAATTTTGGTGAAGCCAGGGGAAGCGGTACGTGCCCGTCAGGTGATTGGCAAAGTGGGTAGCACGGGAGGAGTAACCGGGCCTCACCTGCACCTGGAGATTTTGAAAAAACAGGGATCAGAGTTTCAGGCGATCGATCCGGCGGCCCAACTTAAGGCGGCTGCACCCTATGTGGCTGTGAAACCTTCTGAACCTGGACACGCTGCGATCGCATCTGTTCCAGGAAATGCTCCCGCCTCTGCAACCACCTCACCATCCTCCCATGGATCCTCCCAACCCCTGCTTGATCCCTCTGAACTACCCATTGCGGATAGCCGTGCTGCCACTGGAAGGGCTTCTGCCGTAGCTGAACATCCTGCCTTCGCTTCTGGCTATGCGGCTCCAGGATTACAACCTCATGATCAGATTTCCCTCAACTTTGATCCCTCAACCTTTGGGAATTAA
- a CDS encoding class I SAM-dependent methyltransferase, with protein sequence MPESLTKLAYQAFQQSKSYFGLAHKTVSSQLLNWLAPPPEKRGKPLPMELLLKIQQRLDDILEVDWQDAERGVYPVSLLFENDWEDFFRFYPLVCVDLPLMWNRANDRRYQDFSSDIDISTYPAYYLQNFHHQTDGYLSDWSANLYDLQVDILFNGTADAMRRRVLAPLKQGLQQFSDVSSNQIRILDVACGTGRTLKFIRRSQPQASLYGVDLSPAYLRKANQLLSQNPGELPQLLQANAEALPYVNDYFHGLTCVFLFHELPPTARQNVINECFRVLKPGGVFVICDSIQLSDSPEFELSMENFPLLFHEPYYRSYIQDDLASRLRSAGFSNITEEVHFMSKYWIAHKPAAMSEADQRIDEKQLVEQNV encoded by the coding sequence ATGCCTGAATCTTTGACAAAACTGGCATATCAAGCATTTCAACAAAGCAAGAGTTATTTCGGTCTTGCTCATAAAACCGTTAGTAGCCAACTGCTCAACTGGCTTGCTCCACCTCCTGAAAAACGGGGCAAGCCGCTGCCAATGGAATTGTTGCTGAAAATTCAACAGCGGTTAGACGACATTCTGGAAGTAGACTGGCAGGATGCCGAGCGGGGAGTTTATCCTGTCAGCTTACTGTTTGAGAATGATTGGGAGGATTTTTTCCGGTTTTATCCCCTGGTTTGCGTTGACCTGCCCTTAATGTGGAATCGTGCAAACGACAGACGATATCAAGATTTTTCCTCCGATATCGATATCAGCACTTACCCAGCTTATTACTTGCAGAATTTCCATCATCAAACCGATGGCTATTTGAGTGATTGGTCAGCGAATCTTTATGACTTGCAGGTAGATATTCTGTTTAATGGCACAGCAGATGCCATGCGACGGCGAGTGCTGGCTCCGTTAAAGCAGGGTCTGCAGCAATTTTCAGACGTGAGTTCCAACCAGATCCGGATTCTGGATGTGGCGTGTGGTACCGGACGGACGCTGAAATTTATCCGGCGATCGCAGCCCCAAGCGTCTTTATATGGTGTGGATTTGTCCCCTGCCTACTTGAGGAAAGCGAATCAACTCCTGTCCCAAAATCCAGGAGAACTCCCCCAACTGTTACAGGCCAATGCGGAAGCCTTGCCCTACGTGAATGATTACTTCCACGGCCTTACTTGCGTGTTTCTGTTTCATGAATTGCCGCCCACTGCACGGCAAAACGTGATTAATGAGTGCTTCCGGGTATTGAAACCAGGTGGGGTGTTTGTTATCTGTGACTCGATTCAGCTCAGTGATTCACCAGAGTTTGAATTGTCGATGGAAAACTTTCCCTTGTTGTTCCATGAGCCGTACTATCGGAGCTACATTCAGGATGATTTGGCGAGCCGTTTGCGATCGGCAGGTTTCTCCAACATTACAGAGGAAGTTCACTTTATGAGCAAATACTGGATTGCCCATAAACCCGCTGCTATGAGTGAAGCGGATCAGCGCATTGATGAAAAACAACTGGTAGAGCAAAACGTCTGA
- the fghA gene encoding S-formylglutathione hydrolase, protein MLQSPTLVNESACFGGTVGFYKHWSQVCGLEMKFSVYQPPQAQERPVPVLYFLSGLTCTEENFMIKAGAQRYAAQHGLMLVAPDTSPRQTGIPDEDKDWDFGTGAGFYVDATQEPWSQHYKMYSYVVEELPALIAAHFPVLPDRQSIFGHSMGGHGALVCALRNGDRYRSVSAFSPIVAPMRCPWGQKAFSHYLGTNQEDWRVYDASELILGGTELGCNFSGDRPILIDQGTADSFLDTQLKPDLFAAACAKVGQPLTLRMQPGYDHSYYFIATFIEDHIRFHADALAISK, encoded by the coding sequence ATGTTGCAATCTCCCACCCTGGTCAATGAGTCTGCCTGTTTCGGTGGTACTGTCGGATTCTATAAACACTGGTCTCAAGTGTGCGGTCTAGAGATGAAATTTTCTGTGTACCAGCCTCCCCAGGCGCAAGAACGGCCTGTTCCGGTGCTGTACTTCCTATCCGGCCTCACCTGTACGGAAGAAAATTTCATGATCAAAGCTGGAGCACAGCGATATGCCGCCCAACACGGGTTAATGCTGGTGGCTCCCGATACCAGTCCCCGCCAGACCGGCATTCCTGACGAAGACAAGGACTGGGATTTTGGCACTGGGGCGGGCTTCTATGTTGATGCCACGCAGGAGCCGTGGAGCCAGCATTACAAGATGTACAGCTATGTCGTGGAAGAACTACCTGCGTTAATCGCTGCTCACTTTCCCGTACTTCCCGATCGCCAGAGCATTTTCGGCCATTCAATGGGTGGTCATGGAGCACTGGTCTGTGCTCTGCGGAATGGCGATCGCTATCGTTCTGTTTCTGCCTTTTCCCCGATCGTTGCACCAATGCGTTGCCCCTGGGGACAAAAAGCCTTTTCCCATTATCTGGGAACCAATCAGGAGGACTGGCGCGTTTATGATGCCAGTGAATTGATTCTAGGAGGGACAGAACTGGGCTGTAACTTTTCGGGCGATCGTCCGATTTTAATTGACCAGGGAACAGCCGACTCGTTTCTGGACACTCAACTCAAACCCGATTTGTTTGCCGCAGCCTGTGCCAAAGTTGGTCAACCGTTAACGCTACGAATGCAACCCGGATACGACCACAGCTACTACTTCATCGCCACCTTTATCGAAGACCATATTCGGTTTCATGCCGATGCTCTCGCGATTTCTAAGTAG